The following proteins are co-located in the Paludibaculum fermentans genome:
- a CDS encoding class I SAM-dependent methyltransferase, with the protein MDRSHVEHNERILSQFTLQAVPFAQAPSHSTEDSLRLLLETAQVQGSDEVLDIACGPGIVSCAFAGVAKWVVGMDLVPAMIEQARVLQDEKGLANVEWRLGDATQLPFPDNSFDLVVTRYSFHHLMDPRAVLREMLRVCRPGGRVVVNDVTPEPEKGAAYDAMETLRDPSHARAVPLPELLELGRQLGLAEIGLAFHRVDTSVEALLGASFPNPGDAEKLRTLIQGDVGVDRLSIQAYERDGELRFGFPCSMVAWRKPE; encoded by the coding sequence ATGGATCGTTCCCACGTAGAACATAACGAGCGCATTCTCAGTCAATTCACTTTACAGGCCGTGCCTTTTGCCCAGGCGCCTTCGCATTCCACGGAGGATTCTCTGCGGCTTCTTCTGGAAACCGCACAGGTACAGGGATCCGATGAAGTTCTGGATATCGCCTGCGGACCGGGGATCGTCAGCTGCGCCTTCGCGGGTGTGGCGAAGTGGGTGGTTGGCATGGATCTCGTGCCGGCCATGATCGAGCAGGCGCGGGTGCTGCAAGACGAGAAGGGACTCGCCAACGTCGAATGGCGGCTGGGGGATGCTACGCAGCTGCCCTTCCCCGATAACAGCTTTGATCTGGTGGTGACGCGGTACTCCTTCCACCACCTGATGGACCCTCGCGCCGTGCTGCGCGAGATGCTTCGCGTGTGCCGGCCGGGCGGACGGGTGGTCGTGAATGATGTCACCCCGGAGCCGGAAAAGGGCGCCGCTTACGATGCGATGGAGACGTTGCGGGATCCCTCGCACGCCCGGGCGGTGCCGCTGCCGGAGCTTCTCGAGCTGGGCCGGCAGCTGGGTCTCGCCGAAATAGGGCTGGCGTTCCACCGAGTGGACACCTCGGTGGAGGCGCTGCTGGGTGCATCGTTCCCGAATCCAGGAGATGCGGAGAAGCTGCGTACGCTGATCCAAGGTGACGTCGGGGTCGACAGGCTGTCGATTCAGGCGTATGAGCGGGATGGCGAGCTGCGGTTCGGGTTCCCCTGCTCGATGGTGGCCTGGAGGAAGCCGGAATAG
- the uvrC gene encoding excinuclease ABC subunit UvrC: MSSRVDELREKASQLPLQPGVYLYKDTAGTVLYVGKAKNLRNRVRSYFNEDRLAEAKTGSLIREAHDLDYILLDNEKEALALENNLIKQYKPRFNVLLRDDKTYPYIKLTNEKWPRVYVTRRLRKDGTYFGPYFPGNLAHRLVNFIHRHFKIPSCTVDFSRNHTHPCLEFHIHRCLGPCVQGLTTEQIYAEHVRDVRMFLEGRTHDLASEMRKRMEQASEAMEFERAAALRDLIHTVEEVEQKQKMAAASGDDIDIFSSYAEPPQVAVNLFHLRNGRIVDRREFFWEDLSEYEPQEFFTTLLMQVYSAGQPVPAVIHVPLELDDREVLEELLSEKRGKKTEIHTPQRGQKRALLALVGSNARHSFEQRFRVLRPTSAAISEALEEALNLPDAPKRIECFDISHIQGTDKVASMVVWEEGRMKKSDYRKFIIRTVVGNDDFASMYEVVTRRYGRLQAEDKPMPGLVLIDGGLGQLHSAAAALEALGILNQPLASLAKREETLYVYGQEDEPILLERNSPVLHLVQMIRDEAHRFAVTFHRSRRDARTLTSELAEIPGVGPKTIEKLLKTFGSLTGVKAASEEELAAAIGKVAAAKLRAALAGLATGVEG; this comes from the coding sequence ATGAGCTCCCGCGTTGATGAGCTGCGAGAGAAAGCTTCGCAACTGCCGCTGCAGCCCGGCGTGTACCTGTACAAAGACACCGCCGGGACGGTGCTGTATGTGGGTAAAGCGAAGAACCTGCGAAACCGTGTTCGCAGTTATTTCAACGAAGACCGGCTGGCGGAGGCGAAGACCGGCAGCCTGATCAGGGAAGCGCACGATCTCGACTACATCCTGCTCGATAACGAGAAGGAGGCGCTGGCGCTCGAGAACAACCTGATCAAGCAGTACAAGCCGCGCTTCAATGTACTGCTGCGGGATGACAAGACCTATCCGTACATCAAGCTGACGAACGAGAAGTGGCCGCGGGTGTATGTGACACGGCGGCTGCGGAAGGACGGCACGTACTTCGGTCCGTACTTTCCGGGCAACCTGGCGCACCGGCTGGTGAACTTCATTCACCGGCATTTCAAGATCCCGTCGTGCACGGTGGACTTCTCGCGGAACCACACGCACCCGTGCCTGGAGTTTCACATTCACCGCTGCCTGGGTCCGTGTGTGCAGGGGCTGACGACGGAGCAGATCTACGCCGAGCATGTGCGGGACGTGCGGATGTTCCTGGAAGGGCGCACGCACGACCTGGCGTCGGAGATGCGGAAGCGCATGGAGCAGGCGTCGGAGGCGATGGAGTTCGAGCGGGCGGCGGCGCTGCGGGACCTGATCCACACGGTGGAAGAGGTGGAGCAGAAGCAGAAGATGGCCGCGGCGTCGGGGGACGATATCGACATCTTCTCGTCGTATGCCGAGCCGCCGCAGGTGGCGGTGAACCTGTTCCATCTGCGCAACGGGCGGATCGTCGACCGGCGCGAGTTCTTCTGGGAGGACCTGAGCGAGTACGAGCCGCAGGAGTTCTTCACGACGCTGCTGATGCAGGTGTACAGCGCGGGGCAACCGGTGCCGGCGGTGATCCATGTGCCTCTGGAGCTGGACGATCGCGAGGTACTGGAAGAGCTGCTGAGCGAGAAGCGGGGCAAGAAGACGGAGATCCATACTCCGCAGCGCGGGCAGAAGCGGGCGCTGCTGGCGCTGGTGGGGTCGAATGCGCGGCACAGCTTTGAGCAGCGGTTCCGGGTGCTGCGGCCGACATCGGCGGCGATCAGCGAGGCGCTGGAAGAGGCGCTGAATCTGCCGGATGCTCCGAAGCGGATCGAGTGTTTCGACATCTCGCATATCCAGGGCACTGACAAGGTCGCGAGCATGGTGGTGTGGGAAGAGGGCCGGATGAAGAAGTCGGACTACCGCAAGTTCATCATCCGGACGGTGGTGGGCAATGACGACTTCGCGTCGATGTATGAGGTGGTGACGCGGCGGTATGGGCGGCTGCAGGCGGAAGACAAGCCGATGCCGGGGCTGGTGCTGATCGACGGCGGGCTGGGGCAGTTGCACTCGGCGGCGGCGGCGCTGGAGGCGTTGGGGATCCTGAATCAGCCGCTGGCGTCGCTAGCGAAGCGGGAAGAGACGCTGTATGTCTATGGGCAGGAAGACGAGCCCATCCTGCTGGAGCGGAATTCGCCGGTACTGCACCTGGTGCAGATGATCCGGGATGAGGCGCACCGGTTTGCGGTGACGTTCCACCGGAGCCGGCGGGATGCGCGGACGTTGACGAGTGAGCTAGCGGAGATTCCGGGAGTGGGGCCCAAGACGATTGAGAAGCTGCTGAAGACGTTTGGGAGTTTGACGGGCGTGAAGGCGGCGAGCGAGGAAGAGCTGGCGGCGGCGATCGGGAAGGTGGCGGCGGCGAAGTTGAGGGCGGCGTTGGCGGGGTTGGCTACGGGAGTGGAGGGGTAG
- a CDS encoding Vgb family protein, whose translation MRRLLPCAALAMASLWAGGSTAWESNTFADFIKGRFQGISLTRDGRLTLAPSLDTLASTGEAGIWSVISAPDGTIYFSTGHRGRVYQVKPGGQPTVVWASQQPEVFALALDSQGRLYAGTSPDGRIYRIEGGKATEFFNPRSKYIWGLAVGPDGAVYAATGDQGQVWRVTPEGRGSVWYETGQSHVTALAIDSNGRVLAGTEPNGILFRIEAKDKAFVLYDSSLPEIRSIVLAPDGSIFVAALGGALAQKQAQAAAAAATSQQPQGVVTSTITVTSDAQAGVDIKPKPEAAKPPAATGAETPPTPAPVDVTGVEKAALYRIAPDNMVETVWSSKEENVFDLILKDGDLVFSTDQRGRIYRLSQDLKATLLLETHESETTRLLPTAQGIVAATSNQAKLYRLSNQPIAKGTYESPVHDAGNVARWGRLEWRTDNSSGKMSFRTRAGNSARPDRTWSDWSEPVSDLAKALISSPNARYIQWQAEFQPVNGQSPLLDSVSVSYQPQNGRPVVRSVQVTPQWVASAQKTAAAAPQTPISYSITVTDSGDAGTATSSGTPTQNISRSGTPQLFIAWQADDPDGDKLIYSLWYRAEDEVTWKLLKSEIADNTYMQETEVFADGRYYFRVLASDRLANSPASAREGELVSQPVLIDQTPPTVTMGTPRVNGNQIEIDVDASDAHSPVRRGEFSFDGSAWKLMDAADGIADSKQERFIVRFNAISGEHSVVVRVFDSAGNPGLARLVLR comes from the coding sequence TTGAGACGACTCCTGCCGTGCGCCGCACTGGCCATGGCGAGCCTTTGGGCCGGCGGCTCCACGGCCTGGGAAAGCAACACCTTCGCCGACTTCATCAAGGGCCGGTTCCAGGGCATTTCCCTGACGCGCGACGGCCGCCTGACGCTCGCGCCTTCGCTCGACACCCTCGCCTCCACCGGCGAAGCCGGCATCTGGAGCGTCATCTCCGCACCCGACGGCACCATCTACTTTTCCACCGGCCATCGCGGCCGCGTCTATCAGGTGAAGCCCGGCGGCCAGCCCACCGTGGTTTGGGCCTCGCAGCAGCCGGAAGTCTTTGCGCTGGCATTGGATAGCCAGGGCCGCCTGTATGCCGGAACCTCGCCCGACGGCCGCATCTACCGCATCGAAGGCGGCAAGGCGACGGAGTTCTTCAACCCCAGGTCGAAGTACATTTGGGGCCTGGCGGTCGGTCCGGATGGCGCGGTCTACGCCGCCACGGGCGACCAGGGCCAGGTATGGCGCGTGACCCCGGAGGGCAGGGGCTCAGTCTGGTACGAGACCGGCCAATCCCATGTCACGGCCCTGGCCATCGATTCGAATGGCCGGGTGCTGGCCGGCACCGAGCCGAACGGCATCCTCTTCCGTATCGAGGCCAAAGATAAGGCCTTTGTTCTCTACGACTCCAGCCTGCCCGAGATCCGCTCCATCGTGCTCGCTCCGGACGGGTCGATCTTCGTAGCCGCGCTCGGCGGAGCCCTCGCCCAGAAGCAGGCCCAGGCAGCGGCAGCGGCGGCCACCAGCCAGCAGCCCCAGGGCGTCGTAACCTCCACGATTACAGTCACATCCGACGCGCAAGCCGGCGTCGACATCAAACCCAAACCCGAGGCCGCCAAGCCGCCGGCCGCCACCGGGGCGGAAACCCCGCCCACGCCGGCTCCCGTCGATGTCACCGGAGTGGAGAAAGCGGCGCTCTACCGCATTGCGCCCGACAACATGGTGGAGACGGTCTGGTCGTCCAAGGAAGAGAATGTCTTCGATCTCATCCTGAAAGACGGAGACCTGGTCTTTTCAACCGACCAGCGCGGCCGCATCTACCGTCTTTCCCAGGACTTAAAGGCTACGCTGCTGCTGGAAACGCACGAGTCCGAGACCACCCGGTTGCTGCCCACGGCGCAGGGCATCGTGGCCGCGACCAGCAATCAGGCCAAACTCTACCGGCTTTCAAACCAGCCCATAGCGAAGGGCACCTACGAGTCGCCTGTCCATGATGCGGGCAACGTCGCCCGTTGGGGCCGGCTGGAGTGGCGAACGGATAACTCGTCTGGAAAGATGAGCTTCCGGACGCGCGCCGGCAACTCGGCCCGGCCGGACCGCACTTGGAGTGATTGGTCCGAGCCGGTCTCGGACCTGGCCAAGGCCCTGATCTCGAGCCCGAATGCCCGCTATATCCAGTGGCAGGCCGAGTTCCAGCCCGTGAACGGCCAGTCGCCGCTACTCGATTCCGTTTCAGTGAGTTACCAGCCGCAGAACGGGCGCCCTGTGGTGCGTAGCGTTCAGGTCACGCCGCAGTGGGTCGCCTCGGCCCAAAAGACTGCCGCCGCCGCGCCGCAAACCCCGATCTCGTATAGCATTACGGTGACTGACTCGGGCGACGCCGGCACGGCCACCAGCAGCGGGACACCCACCCAAAACATCAGCCGCAGTGGCACGCCCCAGCTCTTCATCGCCTGGCAGGCGGACGACCCGGACGGCGACAAGCTCATTTATTCTCTGTGGTACCGGGCTGAAGACGAGGTCACCTGGAAGTTGTTGAAAAGCGAGATCGCCGACAACACCTACATGCAGGAGACCGAGGTCTTCGCGGACGGCCGCTACTACTTCCGCGTACTGGCGTCGGACCGACTCGCCAACAGCCCGGCCTCGGCCCGCGAGGGCGAACTGGTGAGCCAGCCTGTGCTGATCGACCAGACCCCGCCCACGGTGACGATGGGCACGCCCCGCGTGAACGGCAATCAGATCGAGATCGATGTCGACGCTTCCGATGCGCATTCCCCAGTGAGGCGCGGAGAGTTCTCGTTTGACGGCTCCGCCTGGAAACTGATGGATGCGGCCGATGGCATTGCGGACAGCAAACAGGAACGCTTCATCGTCCGGTTCAACGCCATTTCCGGCGAGCACAGTGTCGTCGTGCGGGTATTCGATTCGGCTGGCAATCCGGGCCTGGCGCGTTTGGTCTTGCGCTAA
- a CDS encoding SpoIVB peptidase S55 domain-containing protein: protein MVNVPRTSPIFLVLVLAAALQAQTGGILPLREVRPGMKAVGRSVFAGMKVEEFQVEVLGVLENAGPKQSIILARLSGAGLEKTGVMQGMSGSPVYYNGRLMGAVALSFPFSKDPIAGIRPIEEMLTVSPSTRQTAEVRFPYDGRDSLPRSQGLEVGPQRMMEIATPFWLSGFTRNTVDYFAPALRAAGLEPVQGVSGGGRAIQAAGASKTPLEPGSMISVQLVRGDLNVGADGTVTHIDGNRVYAFGHRFLAIGDTEMPFARSEVITLLASNNQSFKISTPREWLGAITQDRSVAISGELGKKADMIPLSIRVKSRGGSTREWSYKMDMVEDRLFTPLLVQMAVFSAIDATERSTGVSTITLRGQVLMDGAPAVKFDNIYAADLGAPQQVSAAIAAPVSAVLQSGFDALKLRGLDLDIEVSNEKKQLQLDSIWASQREVRPGESVEITATFAGEHGVEMMRTAKYQVPIGAPVGPLYFTVTDGPSANLSDFKQFLLTPPRSAPQLYDFLTGLHPNDRPYLRVWRSQPSWLVQGETMPSPPPSMAMALSHTATQQANALVASIEMPSAGFQFSGSKTVQVDVKE, encoded by the coding sequence ATGGTGAACGTGCCCCGGACCTCCCCGATCTTCCTGGTACTCGTCCTCGCTGCCGCCTTACAGGCGCAGACCGGCGGCATCCTCCCGCTGCGGGAAGTCCGTCCAGGCATGAAGGCCGTCGGTCGCAGTGTTTTCGCCGGAATGAAAGTGGAAGAGTTCCAGGTGGAAGTGCTCGGCGTCCTGGAAAACGCCGGTCCCAAACAGTCCATCATCCTCGCCCGCCTCAGCGGAGCCGGCCTCGAAAAAACCGGCGTCATGCAGGGCATGAGCGGCAGCCCCGTCTACTACAACGGCCGGTTGATGGGCGCCGTCGCCCTCTCGTTCCCTTTCTCCAAGGACCCCATCGCCGGCATCCGCCCCATCGAGGAGATGCTCACCGTCAGCCCCTCCACCCGCCAGACCGCCGAGGTCCGCTTCCCCTACGACGGTCGCGACTCGCTGCCCAGATCGCAGGGCCTCGAAGTCGGCCCGCAGCGCATGATGGAGATCGCCACCCCCTTCTGGCTCAGCGGCTTCACCCGCAATACCGTGGACTACTTCGCACCCGCCCTGCGAGCCGCCGGCCTCGAACCGGTGCAAGGCGTCTCCGGCGGAGGCCGCGCCATCCAGGCCGCCGGCGCATCGAAGACGCCCCTGGAGCCAGGCTCGATGATCAGCGTCCAGCTCGTGCGCGGCGACCTGAACGTCGGAGCCGACGGCACCGTGACCCACATCGACGGCAACCGCGTCTACGCCTTCGGTCATCGCTTCCTGGCGATCGGCGATACGGAGATGCCCTTCGCTCGCTCCGAGGTCATCACGCTCCTGGCCAGCAACAACCAGTCCTTTAAGATCTCCACCCCGCGCGAATGGCTCGGCGCCATCACACAGGACCGCAGCGTCGCCATCTCCGGCGAGCTCGGCAAGAAGGCCGACATGATCCCGCTGTCCATCCGCGTCAAAAGCCGGGGCGGCTCGACGCGCGAGTGGTCCTACAAGATGGATATGGTGGAGGATCGCCTCTTCACCCCTTTATTGGTCCAGATGGCGGTCTTTTCGGCCATCGACGCCACTGAGCGCAGCACCGGAGTCAGCACCATCACCCTGCGCGGCCAGGTTCTGATGGACGGAGCGCCGGCCGTCAAGTTCGACAACATCTATGCCGCCGACCTCGGCGCCCCCCAGCAGGTCTCCGCCGCCATCGCCGCTCCGGTCTCGGCCGTCCTCCAGAGCGGCTTCGATGCCCTCAAGCTGCGCGGCCTCGATCTGGACATCGAGGTATCGAATGAGAAGAAGCAGCTTCAGCTCGATTCCATCTGGGCCTCGCAGCGCGAGGTCCGGCCCGGTGAATCGGTGGAGATTACAGCCACTTTCGCCGGTGAACATGGCGTCGAAATGATGCGCACCGCGAAGTATCAGGTGCCCATCGGTGCCCCGGTGGGTCCGCTCTATTTCACGGTCACCGACGGCCCCTCGGCGAATCTTTCCGACTTCAAACAGTTTCTTCTCACCCCGCCGCGCTCCGCGCCGCAGTTGTACGATTTCCTCACCGGCCTCCATCCCAACGACCGGCCGTACCTCAGGGTCTGGCGGTCCCAACCGTCCTGGCTGGTCCAGGGCGAGACCATGCCGAGTCCTCCGCCGTCCATGGCCATGGCGTTGAGCCACACCGCTACCCAACAGGCCAATGCACTGGTAGCATCCATTGAGATGCCTTCCGCGGGCTTCCAGTTTTCCGGTTCCAAGACTGTTCAAGTGGATGTAAAGGAATGA
- a CDS encoding alpha/beta hydrolase family protein, with protein MTPISRRAILTWPSLAWAQPPAAAQSSLALHLAAQLDNLAIEWDARRAAITTPAAFQNRIRFIQARVREMLGPLGPATPLHAEVTRITQRDGYRIENLLFQSAPNLWVTANLYVPASPGPHPAVLSPCGHYEISRQHPDYQRAYILLARAGFVVLAYDPTGQGERRQYWDPVTKTQQGMLRSVDEHSLSGHLLLLLGQSLTGYLVRDGMRGIDYLLSRPDVDPQRIACAGHSGGGTLTMFLAHADPRIRCFVINEGGTFHRWPMHLQPGAKVPIADAEQNLFPAAIHGIDACDLHSAIAPRPLLALIENYTPAFQETAAHIRRRYSLLGHDADFETAEAQAPHAWTQKLRLATADFLSRHLLQKPGPTEEPPANPEPPDVLNVTPSGSLKHEQRGLTLFQFVQREVHKHQPVTSAALRQFLRLPAQPKPEPRRIHGETIHNIRVETYDLPIDSTLALKATAYHPASPSREAPIVLIGDQPHVMNAELASQGRRILAVDVRGLTGPPSANFSHLFAPETAHAYLAWYLNQDLCGLRVADTLQSIASARLIFKTTSVVLESRGLAGVWALCAAAIEPAISATTCLTPLLSYAALTRTDRHLVPASYLVRGLLQLADLPEIAALIAPRRLTIAAPVDAMLQPIPLNEAIAEYRPTRDAYRRVGHAGRFTLAAGPLPSA; from the coding sequence ATGACCCCGATCTCGCGCCGCGCTATCCTGACCTGGCCCTCCCTCGCCTGGGCCCAGCCGCCCGCGGCGGCTCAGTCCAGCCTGGCTCTCCATCTCGCTGCCCAACTCGACAACCTTGCTATCGAGTGGGACGCCCGCCGCGCCGCCATCACAACTCCAGCCGCCTTCCAGAACCGCATCCGGTTCATCCAGGCGCGCGTTCGCGAAATGCTCGGGCCCCTCGGACCGGCCACTCCGCTGCATGCCGAAGTCACGCGCATTACCCAACGCGACGGTTACCGCATCGAAAACCTGCTCTTTCAATCCGCGCCCAATCTTTGGGTCACGGCCAACCTCTACGTGCCGGCAAGCCCCGGCCCTCATCCGGCCGTTCTCTCGCCTTGCGGCCACTACGAAATCTCACGCCAACACCCCGACTACCAGCGCGCCTATATCCTGCTCGCCCGCGCCGGCTTCGTGGTACTCGCCTATGACCCCACCGGCCAGGGCGAACGCCGCCAATACTGGGACCCCGTCACCAAAACGCAGCAGGGCATGCTCCGCAGCGTCGACGAGCACTCCCTCTCCGGACACCTCCTTCTCCTGCTCGGACAATCCCTCACCGGTTACCTCGTGCGAGACGGCATGCGCGGCATCGACTACCTGCTCAGCCGCCCCGACGTCGACCCGCAACGCATCGCCTGTGCCGGCCACTCCGGCGGCGGAACCCTCACCATGTTCCTCGCCCATGCCGACCCGCGCATCCGCTGCTTCGTCATCAACGAGGGTGGCACCTTCCACCGCTGGCCCATGCACCTCCAACCCGGAGCCAAAGTCCCCATCGCCGACGCGGAACAGAACCTGTTTCCAGCCGCCATTCACGGCATCGACGCCTGCGACCTGCACTCCGCTATCGCTCCGCGACCTCTCCTGGCCTTGATCGAGAACTACACCCCGGCCTTCCAGGAAACGGCCGCGCACATCCGCCGGCGCTACAGCCTGCTGGGCCATGACGCCGATTTTGAAACCGCCGAAGCCCAGGCGCCACACGCCTGGACTCAAAAACTCCGTCTCGCGACGGCCGACTTTCTCTCACGCCATCTGCTACAAAAACCAGGGCCCACGGAAGAGCCGCCGGCCAACCCCGAGCCGCCCGATGTCCTCAACGTCACCCCATCGGGATCCTTGAAACACGAGCAGCGCGGCCTCACGCTGTTTCAGTTCGTCCAGCGAGAAGTCCATAAACATCAGCCAGTTACCTCCGCGGCACTACGCCAGTTCCTGCGCCTGCCGGCCCAGCCCAAACCCGAGCCCCGCCGGATCCACGGCGAGACCATCCACAACATCCGAGTCGAGACCTACGACCTGCCCATCGACTCAACGCTCGCCCTCAAGGCCACCGCCTATCACCCGGCCAGCCCTTCTCGCGAGGCGCCCATCGTCCTTATCGGCGATCAGCCCCATGTCATGAATGCCGAACTCGCTAGTCAGGGCCGCCGCATCCTCGCCGTCGACGTCCGAGGACTGACCGGGCCTCCGTCCGCCAACTTCAGCCACCTCTTCGCGCCCGAAACCGCCCACGCCTACCTCGCCTGGTATCTCAACCAGGACCTCTGCGGCCTGCGCGTCGCGGACACCCTCCAATCCATTGCCAGCGCACGGCTTATCTTCAAAACGACAAGTGTTGTTTTGGAGTCTCGCGGCCTCGCCGGCGTCTGGGCGCTATGCGCCGCCGCCATCGAGCCCGCCATCTCCGCCACCACCTGCCTCACCCCCTTGCTCTCCTACGCCGCCCTCACTCGAACGGACCGCCACCTTGTCCCAGCCAGCTACCTGGTCCGAGGCCTTCTCCAGCTCGCGGATCTGCCTGAAATCGCAGCCCTGATCGCGCCCCGCCGACTCACCATTGCCGCTCCGGTCGACGCCATGCTCCAGCCCATTCCGTTGAACGAAGCCATCGCCGAATACCGGCCCACCCGCGACGCCTATCGCCGCGTCGGACACGCCGGCCGCTTCACCCTTGCCGCCGGGCCGCTTCCTTCCGCATAG
- a CDS encoding toll/interleukin-1 receptor domain-containing protein — protein sequence MAANRPVTTRQVARLLQRCLNQGQAVEIASLGVFTRGVEGVEFQREQRPKVFLAYAVEDSEVVDRMRVALLEAGFQPWMDRHALVPGQNWPRAIEGAIRTADFFVACLSWRSVGKRGTFQSELRYALDCARSLPLDDLFFLPVRLEECGVPSRISEQWQYVDLFPEFTAGMERLIAAMRKEAARRQG from the coding sequence GTGGCCGCAAATAGGCCGGTGACGACGCGGCAGGTGGCCCGGCTGCTGCAACGGTGCCTGAATCAGGGGCAAGCGGTGGAGATTGCCAGCCTGGGCGTGTTTACGCGCGGGGTGGAGGGTGTCGAGTTCCAGCGGGAGCAGAGGCCGAAGGTGTTTCTGGCCTACGCCGTGGAGGACTCGGAAGTAGTGGATAGGATGAGAGTTGCGCTGCTGGAGGCGGGCTTTCAGCCGTGGATGGACCGGCACGCGCTGGTGCCGGGACAGAACTGGCCGCGAGCCATAGAAGGAGCGATCCGGACGGCGGATTTCTTCGTGGCGTGCCTGTCGTGGCGGTCCGTGGGCAAGCGCGGGACGTTCCAGAGCGAGCTGCGCTATGCGTTGGATTGCGCGCGGAGCCTGCCATTGGACGACCTGTTCTTCCTGCCGGTGCGGCTGGAGGAGTGCGGCGTGCCATCCCGGATCAGTGAACAATGGCAGTATGTCGATTTATTTCCAGAGTTTACAGCCGGGATGGAGCGGCTGATCGCGGCTATGCGGAAGGAAGCGGCCCGGCGGCAAGGGTGA
- a CDS encoding outer membrane protein assembly factor BamD yields MARILPLLLFSAALACAQQAEPPKEKAQPPFAEPEEEDASAKPKKEYVFNPLQAETEIKTGKFYMKRGKWKAATLRFEEALLWNGQAAEAYLLLGEAREKMGESAAAKSAYEKYLQVAPDTKEAPEVKKRLAKLPQGTQAKK; encoded by the coding sequence GTGGCACGCATACTCCCGCTGCTTCTGTTCTCCGCCGCGCTCGCCTGCGCCCAGCAGGCTGAGCCGCCCAAGGAGAAAGCGCAGCCTCCCTTCGCCGAACCGGAGGAGGAGGACGCCAGCGCCAAACCCAAGAAGGAGTACGTCTTCAATCCGCTGCAGGCGGAAACGGAGATCAAGACGGGCAAGTTTTACATGAAGCGCGGTAAGTGGAAAGCCGCCACACTTCGTTTTGAAGAGGCGCTCCTGTGGAACGGCCAGGCCGCCGAAGCCTATCTTTTACTGGGCGAGGCCCGCGAAAAGATGGGCGAATCCGCCGCCGCGAAATCGGCTTACGAAAAGTACCTCCAGGTCGCCCCAGACACCAAGGAAGCGCCCGAAGTGAAGAAGCGCCTCGCCAAGCTGCCCCAGGGTACCCAGGCCAAAAAGTAG
- a CDS encoding DUF1801 domain-containing protein has product MKKTPAEKELDGFLARFEPEVEALGRAAVSWMRQRLPGAVEMVYDNYNALVVGFGPTERVSDALFSVALYPRWVNIFFLSGAALPDPGKRLKGSGSTVRSLTFKKQEELADPTLEHFVALAVSMDRDAQPMEKARKERLLVIKSISPKQRPRRPL; this is encoded by the coding sequence ATGAAAAAGACTCCGGCCGAGAAGGAACTGGACGGATTCCTGGCGCGGTTTGAACCTGAGGTCGAAGCACTGGGCCGGGCGGCCGTGAGCTGGATGAGGCAGCGGCTGCCCGGCGCGGTGGAGATGGTTTACGACAACTACAACGCGCTGGTGGTCGGGTTTGGGCCGACGGAGCGGGTCTCGGACGCGCTGTTTTCCGTGGCGCTGTATCCGCGCTGGGTGAACATCTTCTTCCTGTCGGGGGCTGCGCTGCCGGATCCAGGGAAGCGGCTGAAGGGCTCGGGCAGCACGGTGCGGAGCCTGACGTTCAAGAAGCAGGAAGAACTCGCGGACCCGACTTTGGAGCACTTCGTGGCGCTGGCGGTGTCGATGGACCGGGACGCGCAGCCGATGGAGAAGGCGCGGAAGGAACGGCTCCTGGTGATCAAATCGATATCCCCCAAACAGAGGCCGCGGCGGCCGTTGTAG